A genomic segment from Aegilops tauschii subsp. strangulata cultivar AL8/78 chromosome 1, Aet v6.0, whole genome shotgun sequence encodes:
- the LOC109756171 gene encoding subtilisin-chymotrypsin inhibitor CI-1B, with product MSSSDDLAGGKKTSWPEVVGLTIKEAKEIILKDKPDADIVTVPVGSAVTEDLRPNRVRIFVGTVAETPHVG from the coding sequence ATGAGTTCCTCCGACGACCTCGCCGGTGGAAAGAAGACTTCGTGGCCGGAGGTGGTCGGGCTGACCATCAAGGAGGCCAAGGAGATCATCCTGAAGGACAAGCCCGACGCCGACATTGTCACGGTGCCGGTCGGCTCCGCCGTGACCGAGGACTTGAGGCCCAACCGTGTCCGCATCTTCGTGGGCACCGTCGCCGAGACCCCCCACGTTGGATAG